The following coding sequences are from one Ochotona princeps isolate mOchPri1 chromosome 8, mOchPri1.hap1, whole genome shotgun sequence window:
- the ANKRD23 gene encoding ankyrin repeat domain-containing protein 23 isoform X1, translating to MDFISIQQLVSGEGVGRKELGFGHGAPDPGGGPNDWRLGPHEAVAREKLKSEEEKKKKLERFNSSRLNLETLADLENLVQRRREKRLKLKQRVPPRKPEAQVKQPPPPQTPLEPVDLDRFLKAAAENQETLIDKYLTDGGNPNAHDKLHRTALHWACLKGHRQLVSKLLAAGTAVDARDLLDRTPVFWACRGGHLDILKELLNQGAQINARDKIWSTPLHVAVRTGHSDCLEHLIECGARLDAQDKEGDTALHEAVRHGHYKAMKLLLLYGAKLSMQNAAFLTPVQLARDWQRSIQEALQAHVGHTRTRC from the exons ATGGACTTCATCAGCATTCAGCAGTTG GTAAGTGGAGAAGGAGTTGGAAGGAAAGAATTGGGCTTCGGTCATGGAGCTCCTGACCCTGGAGGTGGGCCTAATGACTGGAGACTGGGACCCCATGAGGCTGTGGCCCGggagaagctgaaatcagaagaggagaagaagaagaaa CTGGAAAGATTTAACAGCTCCAGGCTGAATCTGGAGACTCTGGCGGACTTGGAGAACTTGGTTCAAAGACGGAGAGAAAAGCGACTGAAACTGAAGCAGAGAGTCCCCCCCAGAAAACCTGAGGCCCAGGTTAAG CAGCCACCACCGCCGCAGACCCCACTGGAGCCTGTGGATCTGGACAGGTTCCTGAAGGCAGCTGCCGAGAACCAGGAGACCCTGATTGACAAATACCTGACGGATGGCGGGAACCCCAACGCCCATGACAAG CTCCACCGCACGGCCTTAcactgggcctgtctgaaggGTCACAGGCAGCTGGTGAGTAAGCTGCTGGCTGCAGGAACTGCTGTGGATGCGCGGGACTTG CTGGACAGGACCCCTGTGTTCTGGGCCTGCCGTGGAGGACACCTGGACATCCTCAAAGAGCTGCTTAACCAGGGGGCTCAGATCAATGCCCGGGACAAG ATCTGGAGCACCCCCCTCCATGTGGCCGTGCGCACAGGGCATTCAGATTGCCTGGAGCACCTCATAGAGTGTGGAGCCCGGCTCGACGCACAGGACAAG GAAGGGGACACAGCACTCCACGAGGCTGTGCGGCATGGCCACTACAAAGCTATGAAGCTACTGTTGCTCTACGGAGCCAAGCTGAGCATGCAGAACGCA GCTTTCCTGACTCCTGTGCAGCTGGCACGAGATTGGCAGCGGAGCATTCAGGAAGCGCTGCAGGCCCACGTGGGGCACACCCGCACCCGGTGCTGA
- the ANKRD23 gene encoding ankyrin repeat domain-containing protein 23 isoform X2: MDFISIQQLVSGEGVGRKELGFGHGAPDPGGGPNDWRLGPHEAVAREKLKSEEEKKKKLERFNSSRLNLETLADLENLVQRRREKRLKLKQRVPPRKPEAQVKQPPPPQTPLEPVDLDRFLKAAAENQETLIDKYLTDGGNPNAHDKLHRTALHWACLKGHRQLLDRTPVFWACRGGHLDILKELLNQGAQINARDKIWSTPLHVAVRTGHSDCLEHLIECGARLDAQDKEGDTALHEAVRHGHYKAMKLLLLYGAKLSMQNAAFLTPVQLARDWQRSIQEALQAHVGHTRTRC; this comes from the exons ATGGACTTCATCAGCATTCAGCAGTTG GTAAGTGGAGAAGGAGTTGGAAGGAAAGAATTGGGCTTCGGTCATGGAGCTCCTGACCCTGGAGGTGGGCCTAATGACTGGAGACTGGGACCCCATGAGGCTGTGGCCCGggagaagctgaaatcagaagaggagaagaagaagaaa CTGGAAAGATTTAACAGCTCCAGGCTGAATCTGGAGACTCTGGCGGACTTGGAGAACTTGGTTCAAAGACGGAGAGAAAAGCGACTGAAACTGAAGCAGAGAGTCCCCCCCAGAAAACCTGAGGCCCAGGTTAAG CAGCCACCACCGCCGCAGACCCCACTGGAGCCTGTGGATCTGGACAGGTTCCTGAAGGCAGCTGCCGAGAACCAGGAGACCCTGATTGACAAATACCTGACGGATGGCGGGAACCCCAACGCCCATGACAAG CTCCACCGCACGGCCTTAcactgggcctgtctgaaggGTCACAGGCAGCTG CTGGACAGGACCCCTGTGTTCTGGGCCTGCCGTGGAGGACACCTGGACATCCTCAAAGAGCTGCTTAACCAGGGGGCTCAGATCAATGCCCGGGACAAG ATCTGGAGCACCCCCCTCCATGTGGCCGTGCGCACAGGGCATTCAGATTGCCTGGAGCACCTCATAGAGTGTGGAGCCCGGCTCGACGCACAGGACAAG GAAGGGGACACAGCACTCCACGAGGCTGTGCGGCATGGCCACTACAAAGCTATGAAGCTACTGTTGCTCTACGGAGCCAAGCTGAGCATGCAGAACGCA GCTTTCCTGACTCCTGTGCAGCTGGCACGAGATTGGCAGCGGAGCATTCAGGAAGCGCTGCAGGCCCACGTGGGGCACACCCGCACCCGGTGCTGA